The stretch of DNA TTTTGGACAATTTTTTTAATTCCTGTAATGGAGTAGGAAAAAATCCTAAATCAAACTTATTTTTAATCATAGTGAACTATATTATTTTATTCCATACAAAGTTTATCATTATTTAAAAATTCAAAAAGATACAAAAGAATAAAAAGAGATCCGAAAAGATATATTTTGTTTCTTTATAAAAAAAATATTAGATCATAATCTATTTACATAAGATTATACAAAACCCATAATTTAAGAGTAAAAAAACTTTAAAATATATTTTACAAATCACTTATAATCAAGTTATTTACATATAAATTTTAAAACTTAATCAATCTTATAAATTTATTGAATACCTTATAAACATGCTATTACTTCTCTATTTTTATAATTTGAAATTAAAATTAATATAGTAGTATTGTCTTGATAATAATTACCTTTTTGATTAAAATATAGTATTTAACGTTTTATCAAAAATTAATAATAAATACGTTGGTTTTTTAACACAAAAGTGGGGTTTTGTGTGTAATTAAAGTTTAGCTTGATTTAAATTAACCATAACTTTCTCGTTATGGTTAATTTTTTATTTTAAATCTTCCCATAACACTACTTTATCAGTTCTTGTAATTTAATAAATAAGTCTATATTTGAATATTAAATTGGTATTCTATATTCATATATGAGTTATTATATCTATTAATCAACTTAAAAAGAACAAATGGAAATTATCATTAGAAAAGAAGAAGAAAAGGATTTTAAAACTATATTTAACCTTATTAAAAAAGCTTTTGAGACAGATCCTTTAAGTGACCATAAAGAACAATTCTTAGTAGAGAGATTAAGAAAATCAGATGCTTTTATTCCTGAACTTTCAATAGTAGCAGAAACTCAAAATAAAATTGTGGGTCATATTTTACTTACTAAATTGAAAATAAAGAATACACAAAAGCAATTTGATTCCTTAGCTCTTGCTCCTGTTTCAGTCCTTCCAGAACTTCAAGGTAAAGGAATTGGGAGTAAATTAATCAAACAAGCTCATGAAAAAGCAAAAGAGCTCGGTCATCAATCTATCGTATTACTTGGACACGAAAACTATTATCCAAAATTTGGATACCAACAAGCACACTTATTTGGAATTGAGCTTCCTTTTGATGTTCCAAAAGAAAATTGCATGGTTATAGAATTAACAGAAAATGGATTAAAAGATATTAGCGGAATAGTTGAATATCCTAAAGAATTTTATCAATAATTATTTGCATTAACTTTTTTTACCTTTTCAAATTTCTGTGAATATCCTTCATTAGAAACAAAGTCTAATATTAAATATTCATTTTCTAATTTAAAACCAACTGTTGTACTATTTTGGTTTTCACAATTTGTGATTATTGTATTATCATGATAAGTTCCCGAACTTATTATTTCATCTAAATAAGGCTCACATAAAGATATATTAGTTGTTATAGTACCATCATTTTTAAAACCAATCGTCTTAGTACTTTTTATAGGCTGGAAAGTTCCACTTCCATCACCTGGATCAGCCAAAACTTCAATTAATTTCCATTCACCGATTAATTGTGTTTCCGTATTGTTTTGATCATTATTACTACAAGCAAAAAAAAGTCCCATAATTATTGAAAGTAAAATCGTATTTTTCATTATCTACATTTTATTCTTTAATTAATAGATGCTCATTTCCATAAAAGGTTGCTTTGATACACAATTTAAATACAAGCTTCTTTTAATTTTTCCATTGCATTACGCTCCTTTTCAGATAGCTTCAATAAAATTTCAGATGCTTCATTAATATATTGTATATCACTTGTTTCTCCAACTTTATAAAATAAATCTGAAACATTTTTCCATAAATCTGTGATCTCCTTAAAGTCTCTATAGACTTCATTTATTCCTTCAATTCTTAACAAATCATAACTTTCTTTTAAAAAGTCTCGATATAAGTTTCTAAAGATTGATCCTCCTGTACCTGCTCGTTCCATCAATATTGAAGTCGTTTGAAAATCACCTTTTATATCTTTACTGTTATGAAACCATTTTTTAATTTCTGTAGCAGTTTTCGCAATCCCTTTATAACTGATATTTTGAATTGGTGGGTTCAAGTATTCTGTTGTATTATTTAAAATAGCTGTTTTTATTGCTTTTTCTATCGTTGTTATTTCTCCTTTTTTATTAATCGTATAACTTTTATTTCTTGATGACATGGGTCCTTTCTCATTTCTTGCCAATTCAAGGTTTTTCAAAGTCGTTTTGACTAGTTTACCTTGTTGTTCTGTATCAATTAAATAAGCAAATTGTTCATCATAACCATACATGGCAACATAATGTCCTGCAAAATGGATTTTATTGGTAAAGTATTCTAAATAGAAGCTGTCCAATTTTAACCCTACTACTTTACCAGTATTCAAATGGCTTTTTACATTTTCCCAAGCTTTTTTTATTGAAGATGTTTCTTGAACAGCCAAACCTAAATTCAAATTTTGACAAATATGTTCTGTAAGGAGATCTGGTTTTATTCTCCCTCCGATAAAAGGGAAATCCATTATTTTCATATTCCAAAAGATATAGCTCAACCCTTCTCCTAAACCAAATAACATAGGTTCCGAAAGTTCAACTCCTATTTGATTTAATAAACTTCCTGTTGCTGTAGTTTCACAATGTTGTCCTACAAAAGGTTTAAAATCTTCAATAATCATTTTAAATTTATACTTTCATCTAATACCTAATAAACTATTTTAAAAGCATATTAGTCTGTAACTTGTAAATTCATAATCTGAAGGAACAATTTTAGAATCACTCATTTTAAGCTTAAAATATATTTCATCATTATTTTTGAATTCATAATGATAAGAATCTAAAGTTTGAGTTGAATTTTGAAATTCATAATATACTTTTTCAAATCCAAAATCTTTAACATACCAATTCCCTGTTTCCTTATACTTAGTCGTATCATTTGTATTTAAATTTACGAAAACAAAATCAAGAGATACTGTTCCATCTTCTTTAAATTCTGTAATCCAAGAACTCGATGTCGGTATATCTCCATAAGAAACATTATTACTTCCTTTCCATTTTCCAATAAAGCGTTTATCAATTTCTAAACCATTGGGTAATGTACTAATATGACTATTTTTTGATGTATTAATTCCACATGATAAGGTTATGATACATAACATACTTACAATAAAGTGTTTCTTTTTCATTATTTTTAGTTATTATTTTTTAAAAATTTAATTACATTTTTTTATGAATATACAAAATGATTCTTTAAAGTTCAAAATCATTTATTATGAAGCTCATTTTATTGTCTAATTAACCGTTTCTTTCTACCTTTACTATATGATAAAAAAAGTAGCTTATCAATCTGATGAATATATACAATTACTTGATTTACGTAATCGAATTTTACGAATTCCTTTAGGTATGGACATTCAAGACGATCCACTCCATGAGGAAGTTAATGACCTTCATTTTGGATATTTTGAAGGAGATCAAATAATCGGAACACTTATTCTACGTGATATTGGAAATCAAACTTTTAAAATGCGACAAGTTGCCGTGTCTGATCATGCACAAGGAAAAGGAATAGGTCAAAAGATGGTTCATTTTTCAGAAAAATATGCACAAGAAAAAAACTTTAAACAAATTGAACTCAACGCACGTGATGTCGCCATCCCTTTTTATGAAAAACTAGGTTATCAAAAAATAGGTAATCCTTTTGAAGAAGTTTCCATTATCCATTATAAAATGATTAAAACATTATGAAACTGTATTTAAATACCTATATCACCCCTTTTCAACAACAATTGATGATTGGCACTACTGAAAAAGGAGTGGTCTGGATCGATTGGTTTCAAAACAAAGAAGACCAACTCAATACAATTAAAAAACACTTAAAAACAGAGGATTTTGTATTTGAAGAGACCCCTTTTTTCAATCAAGTAAAAAATGAATTGGAGGCCTATTTTAAAGCGGAATTAAAAACTTTTGAAACACCCATTGAATTAATTGGAACAGATTTTCAAAAAAAGGTATGGGAAGCTTTATTAACCATTCC from Flavobacteriaceae bacterium UJ101 encodes:
- a CDS encoding cystathionine beta-lyase (KEGG: tta:Theth_1508 cystathione beta-lyase), with translation MIKKVAYQSDEYIQLLDLRNRILRIPLGMDIQDDPLHEEVNDLHFGYFEGDQIIGTLILRDIGNQTFKMRQVAVSDHAQGKGIGQKMVHFSEKYAQEKNFKQIELNARDVAIPFYEKLGYQKIGNPFEEVSIIHYKMIKTL
- the ogt|MGMT gene encoding methylated-DNA--[protein]-cysteine S-methyltransferase (Involved in the cellular defense against the biological effects of O6-methylguanine (O6-MeG) in DNA. Repairs alkylated guanine in DNA by stoichiometrically transferring the alkyl group at the O-6 position to a cysteine residue in the enzyme. This is a suicide reaction: the enzyme is irreversibly inactivated; Belongs to the MGMT family.; KEGG: pdi:BDI_0256 methylated-DNA-(protein)-cysteine S-methyltransferase), whose product is MKLYLNTYITPFQQQLMIGTTEKGVVWIDWFQNKEDQLNTIKKHLKTEDFVFEETPFFNQVKNELEAYFKAELKTFETPIELIGTDFQKKVWEALLTIPYGETSTYSNQSIKVGDIKAIRAVASANGSNPISIIVPCHRIIGKDGSLTGYRGGLENKRFLLDHEARFSNKPVQGSLF
- the yhbS gene encoding putative N-acetyltransferase YjhQ (Belongs to the acetyltransferase family; Contains 1 N-acetyltransferase domain.; KEGG: mau:Micau_6249 putative acetyltransferase; Transferring groups other than amino-acyl groups); the protein is MEIIIRKEEEKDFKTIFNLIKKAFETDPLSDHKEQFLVERLRKSDAFIPELSIVAETQNKIVGHILLTKLKIKNTQKQFDSLALAPVSVLPELQGKGIGSKLIKQAHEKAKELGHQSIVLLGHENYYPKFGYQQAHLFGIELPFDVPKENCMVIELTENGLKDISGIVEYPKEFYQ